From Candidatus Neomarinimicrobiota bacterium, a single genomic window includes:
- a CDS encoding rhomboid family intramembrane serine protease: MLIPLRDENPRVIVPYVTFAIIALNVLAFLFQLGLGFDAVSRYQLTLSYGLIPATFSNVSEEEIVRAHEQHLSKIVKQRVQLNARPRSPLITLFTSMFMHGGIMHLVWNMWSLWIFGDNVEGVLGHRRYALFYLLSGVAAGLTQVMIDMTSILPMVGASGAIAGVLGAYMITFPRAKVIAWWPFFLWFGPTMSLPAVYYLGFWFLIQLTNGFTMIGFNTTGGVAWFAHIGGFAAGVILVRLLRMITFEKA; the protein is encoded by the coding sequence ATGCTGATCCCCCTTAGAGACGAGAATCCCCGCGTCATCGTTCCTTATGTTACGTTTGCCATTATCGCTCTGAACGTTTTGGCATTCCTTTTTCAGCTGGGTCTGGGGTTTGATGCAGTTTCCCGGTACCAGTTGACCTTATCCTACGGATTGATACCCGCCACTTTTTCGAATGTGAGCGAGGAGGAGATCGTACGGGCTCACGAACAGCATCTTTCCAAGATAGTCAAACAACGGGTTCAACTCAACGCCAGGCCCCGCTCCCCTCTGATCACATTATTTACGTCTATGTTCATGCATGGAGGTATCATGCATCTGGTCTGGAACATGTGGTCTCTCTGGATTTTCGGAGACAACGTGGAAGGTGTCCTTGGTCATCGGCGATACGCTCTCTTTTATCTTTTAAGTGGAGTGGCAGCCGGTCTGACTCAGGTCATGATTGACATGACCTCTATCTTACCGATGGTCGGCGCAAGCGGTGCCATTGCCGGCGTATTGGGCGCCTACATGATTACGTTCCCCCGGGCCAAAGTAATCGCCTGGTGGCCGTTCTTTCTCTGGTTCGGTCCAACTATGAGTCTGCCGGCCGTCTATTATCTGGGATTCTGGTTTCTAATTCAGTTGACCAACGGCTTCACTATGATAGGTTTCAACACGACAGGAGGCGTTGCCTGGTTTGCCCACATTGGCGGGTTTGCGGCCGGTGTTATCCTTGTCCGGCTCCTGAGAATGATTACCTTTGAGAAAGCATGA
- a CDS encoding M23 family metallopeptidase has product MKILRRFLAGFFCTASFLFPQEYTWPVDLGRAISSNFGEVRPRRFHAGIDVKTEGTTGHEVRAADDGYVWRIKVSSSGYGRVLYLKLDDGHTAVYAHLDKFFPLLNDIVKIEQERQNSFTIEKYFAPGELPVKKGDLIGYSGESGHAFGPHLHFELRDSAQHPLNPLTSGFSVPDRRKPVAEALAVVPLSRDAVVNGSPLPQIFPLRVTQTGEYEFPDTIHVFGTVGLEISASDKITGFPGVFNIHGAALSIDGIEQYRIEFLKFDFPQSHLVEIERDNSFRRLNDGEFHRLFVLAHSDQLEFIRENSRGQLKLAPGHHRVSIRVFDHSKNVSRITGTLYYAPPIRIKATVLGETSRALTVKVQPDGSPFPVTDLVCYSFNEKGYVERKVEPISIRPDAVGLVVDLPRTETRNRILQFIGVDRFGAVSHPFHIPAGIRQTTSTDAQIDFSTTHLEKSVILQVESRSYLSDPPEVVLRTSASERLLNMVQIRPTTFLSTPLSPQQLDNVRDVVVSIHGSPTREIRFQFRPRLSTLHGSAAVISPDGRCSLQALPTTFYDTTAFWIERVVQPVPVDGGQIMSDTYQLQPFDRPLMDSARVALTLSRSIEEPAHMGIFYYDQKRGWTYLPSRFSDKKRMFYCSVYSLEAVAILQDTVKPIIRDIFPGHGGKYDFQDVKRVSARIEDKLAGIKGEGSIKMHLDGRRLLFEYMPVKKSVRYPLDEPLESGKHTLSVTAVDQVGNLSSKTVEFFVN; this is encoded by the coding sequence GTGAAGATACTCAGACGATTCCTTGCAGGTTTTTTCTGTACGGCCTCCTTTTTGTTCCCTCAGGAATACACCTGGCCTGTTGACCTGGGAAGAGCCATTTCATCCAATTTCGGCGAGGTGCGTCCCCGCAGATTTCACGCCGGTATCGATGTCAAAACAGAAGGGACCACGGGTCATGAAGTTCGTGCGGCGGACGACGGCTACGTCTGGCGCATCAAGGTTTCTTCATCCGGCTATGGCAGAGTTCTCTACCTTAAACTTGACGACGGTCATACAGCGGTGTACGCCCATCTGGATAAGTTTTTCCCTCTGTTGAACGATATCGTCAAGATTGAACAGGAGCGACAGAATTCTTTCACCATTGAGAAGTATTTCGCCCCCGGCGAACTCCCAGTCAAGAAAGGAGACCTCATCGGGTATTCCGGGGAAAGCGGTCATGCGTTTGGACCTCATCTCCACTTTGAGCTACGCGATTCTGCCCAGCATCCCCTTAATCCTCTGACGTCGGGGTTTTCCGTGCCGGATCGCCGCAAGCCCGTGGCCGAGGCCCTGGCCGTCGTTCCCCTGAGCCGCGACGCCGTTGTCAATGGGAGTCCCCTTCCCCAGATCTTTCCCCTGCGAGTCACCCAAACGGGAGAGTATGAATTCCCTGACACCATACATGTCTTCGGTACCGTGGGCCTCGAAATCTCGGCAAGTGACAAGATTACAGGATTCCCGGGGGTCTTCAACATTCATGGGGCGGCCCTGTCTATTGACGGTATTGAGCAGTACAGAATCGAATTCCTTAAATTCGATTTTCCTCAATCCCATCTGGTTGAAATTGAGCGCGATAATTCATTCCGGCGGCTGAATGACGGAGAGTTCCACCGTCTGTTTGTATTGGCACACAGCGACCAGCTGGAGTTCATCCGGGAGAATTCCCGGGGTCAGCTTAAGCTGGCTCCCGGACACCACCGGGTCTCCATAAGAGTTTTCGATCACTCGAAAAATGTGAGTCGTATCACTGGAACTCTCTACTATGCGCCTCCCATAAGAATCAAGGCGACCGTTCTGGGCGAGACGTCACGGGCACTGACCGTTAAGGTCCAGCCTGACGGAAGTCCTTTTCCCGTGACGGACCTCGTCTGTTACAGCTTTAATGAAAAGGGATACGTTGAACGGAAGGTGGAGCCAATTTCCATAAGACCGGATGCCGTTGGGTTGGTGGTTGACCTGCCAAGGACCGAGACCCGTAACCGGATCCTTCAGTTCATTGGTGTCGACAGATTCGGAGCGGTGAGCCATCCCTTTCATATCCCCGCAGGCATACGACAGACGACGTCAACAGACGCCCAGATCGATTTTTCCACCACCCATCTTGAGAAATCCGTGATCTTACAGGTGGAATCCAGGAGCTACCTCTCAGATCCCCCCGAGGTAGTCCTCAGGACCTCAGCCAGCGAACGACTGCTCAACATGGTACAGATTCGACCCACAACTTTTCTGTCAACTCCCTTGAGCCCTCAGCAGCTGGACAACGTGAGAGATGTCGTCGTCTCAATCCATGGATCACCGACCCGTGAGATCCGATTTCAATTCAGGCCCAGGCTCTCTACCCTACACGGTTCAGCCGCAGTCATCTCGCCTGACGGCCGATGCTCTCTGCAGGCACTTCCCACAACATTCTATGACACCACGGCTTTCTGGATTGAAAGAGTGGTTCAGCCTGTTCCGGTGGACGGGGGACAGATCATGAGTGATACCTACCAGCTTCAACCATTCGACAGACCTCTCATGGACTCAGCCAGAGTCGCCCTCACTCTCTCAAGATCTATTGAAGAGCCGGCCCACATGGGCATATTCTACTATGATCAAAAAAGAGGATGGACGTACCTTCCTTCCCGCTTCTCGGACAAGAAGCGAATGTTTTATTGTTCAGTATACAGTCTGGAAGCCGTTGCCATTCTTCAAGATACCGTCAAGCCGATCATCAGGGACATATTCCCCGGCCACGGAGGAAAGTACGACTTTCAAGACGTGAAAAGGGTTTCTGCCAGGATTGAAGACAAGCTGGCGGGTATAAAGGGGGAAGGCTCCATAAAGATGCACCTCGACGGAAGGCGTCTACTTTTCGAATACATGCCTGTCAAGAAGAGCGTACGTTATCCATTGGACGAACCGCTGGAGTCGGGAAAACACACGCTATCAGTCACGGCTGTCGATCAGGTTGGGAATCTATCCTCCAAAACGGTTGAATTCTTTGTGAACTAG
- a CDS encoding thymidine kinase: MIALTPKEMGWIEVICGSMFSGKTEELIRRLRRAQIARQQVSIFKPKIDSRFSSDYIVSHSKLKMESQLVENSSKILEKAEDSQVVGIDEAQFFEPALVEVCRELASQEKRVIVAGLDKDFRGEPFGSIPTLLSEAEYITKTLAICVICGNPANYTQRLSQDVDQIIIGEMDIYEARCRSCFEPPAMS; this comes from the coding sequence ATGATTGCACTCACCCCAAAAGAAATGGGCTGGATTGAAGTCATATGCGGCAGTATGTTCAGTGGAAAGACAGAGGAACTTATCCGCCGACTCCGCAGGGCCCAAATCGCCCGGCAACAGGTCTCCATTTTCAAACCGAAGATTGATTCCCGGTTCAGCTCAGACTATATTGTCTCGCACTCTAAACTGAAAATGGAATCCCAGCTGGTGGAGAATTCCAGTAAAATTCTTGAGAAGGCAGAGGATTCGCAGGTGGTAGGAATCGATGAAGCACAATTTTTCGAGCCGGCGCTGGTGGAGGTCTGCAGGGAACTGGCGAGCCAGGAAAAACGGGTTATCGTGGCGGGTTTGGATAAAGATTTCCGCGGGGAACCGTTTGGATCCATTCCCACCCTCTTGAGCGAGGCCGAATATATCACAAAGACGCTTGCCATCTGTGTCATCTGTGGCAATCCTGCAAACTACACGCAACGACTAAGTCAGGATGTGGATCAGATCATCATCGGCGAGATGGATATTTACGAGGCGCGGTGCAGGAGCTGTTTTGAACCCCCTGCAATGAGTTAG
- a CDS encoding nucleoside transporter C-terminal domain-containing protein, with protein MQRFTGLLGIAVILGIAYLLSNNRKAINIRIVLWGLGLQWFFAIFILATPVGKPLFFFFDRVIRKLLQFSDEGAKFVFNNLAVGPGSEESLGFFFAFQVLPTIIFFSSFMVILYHFGFMQVMVRLISRGMQKTMGTSGSETLSCSSNIFVGQTEAPLVIRPFLESMTRSELTAIMTGGFATIAGGVLAVYVKWLADVPNIAGHLMAASVMSAPAALVMAKIVYPETEESPTKGDLRMDVKKLDDNVMEAVARGATDGMRLAANVAAMLIAIVALVAALNYLLGLVDLSFQQILGWVFSPLAFCMGVPLGDIFAIGSLMGEKIVLTELIAFGHLQEMSGQLNPKSIIIASYALCGFANFASIGIQIGGIGALAPDRRKDLAKVALKAMTAGALASWLTATIAGMLL; from the coding sequence TTGCAGAGATTTACAGGCCTGCTGGGAATTGCCGTTATCCTGGGTATCGCGTATCTCCTATCGAATAACCGGAAGGCGATAAACATTAGAATTGTCCTGTGGGGTCTGGGACTTCAATGGTTTTTCGCCATTTTCATCCTGGCGACACCCGTGGGAAAGCCGCTTTTCTTTTTTTTCGACAGAGTTATCCGAAAGCTGCTTCAGTTTTCCGATGAAGGAGCCAAGTTTGTTTTCAACAATCTTGCCGTGGGGCCGGGGTCCGAGGAATCTCTGGGATTCTTTTTCGCATTCCAGGTGCTTCCCACTATCATCTTCTTTTCCTCATTTATGGTGATTCTCTACCACTTCGGTTTCATGCAGGTTATGGTCAGACTGATTTCCAGGGGGATGCAGAAGACCATGGGAACCAGCGGTTCAGAGACCCTTTCCTGTTCCAGCAACATTTTCGTGGGGCAGACGGAAGCGCCTCTTGTGATACGGCCATTCCTTGAAAGCATGACCCGAAGTGAACTCACCGCCATCATGACAGGAGGATTTGCCACCATCGCAGGTGGTGTCCTGGCTGTTTATGTCAAATGGCTTGCAGACGTGCCAAACATAGCGGGACATCTCATGGCGGCATCCGTCATGAGCGCTCCCGCCGCCCTGGTGATGGCCAAAATCGTATACCCGGAAACGGAGGAGTCACCCACAAAAGGTGACCTGAGAATGGACGTTAAAAAGCTCGATGACAACGTCATGGAAGCCGTGGCCCGGGGAGCGACGGATGGAATGCGCCTCGCGGCAAACGTAGCAGCCATGCTCATTGCCATCGTTGCTCTCGTTGCGGCGTTGAACTACCTGTTAGGCCTTGTGGACCTGAGTTTTCAGCAAATTCTCGGCTGGGTTTTTTCTCCCCTTGCGTTCTGCATGGGTGTCCCCTTGGGAGACATATTTGCCATTGGCTCACTGATGGGAGAAAAGATAGTACTCACGGAACTGATTGCATTCGGACACCTTCAGGAGATGAGCGGACAATTGAATCCTAAGTCTATCATCATAGCTTCATATGCCCTTTGTGGCTTTGCCAATTTTGCCTCAATCGGTATCCAGATTGGAGGTATCGGAGCCCTGGCACCCGACAGAAGAAAGGATCTTGCCAAGGTTGCATTAAAGGCCATGACTGCCGGGGCGCTGGCTTCATGGCTGACAGCCACAATTGCGGGTATGTTGCTCTGA
- a CDS encoding PDZ domain-containing protein yields the protein MKPLITLFLSFLFMTGLLGQDKEILVYKYGDSRDDEKEVRVTSEIEDGLCTLVIVKDGETKKITFPLDSLDIMKEFGHEFEMFREMDVHRKTTWLGVRVQRLSPQLRDYFDVKASGGVLVSEVVEESPAEKAGLKAGDVIISVDREEIEDTQNLTEVIRDKDAGEEVSIRIVRDGRKKKVEASLESRSMAPRGGMRFFAKRLGEHDPLDLKEDLEILREEMNTFREELKELRKERKQMEKP from the coding sequence ATGAAACCATTGATCACATTATTTCTGAGTTTCCTGTTCATGACGGGTCTTCTCGGACAGGACAAGGAGATCCTCGTCTACAAATATGGCGACTCCCGGGACGATGAAAAAGAAGTGAGAGTAACGAGCGAGATTGAGGACGGCCTCTGCACTCTCGTTATCGTGAAAGACGGGGAGACCAAAAAGATTACCTTCCCTCTGGACAGCCTGGACATTATGAAAGAATTCGGTCACGAATTTGAGATGTTCAGGGAGATGGATGTTCACCGCAAAACCACCTGGCTGGGTGTCCGTGTACAGCGTCTTTCTCCGCAGCTGAGGGACTACTTTGACGTGAAGGCATCCGGCGGAGTACTGGTCAGTGAAGTCGTAGAGGAAAGTCCGGCAGAAAAGGCGGGCTTAAAAGCGGGGGATGTCATCATTTCAGTGGACCGGGAGGAAATTGAAGATACTCAAAATCTGACTGAGGTCATTCGAGACAAGGATGCCGGAGAGGAAGTGAGTATCAGAATTGTCAGAGATGGCCGAAAGAAGAAAGTCGAGGCTTCTCTCGAATCGAGGTCAATGGCCCCACGGGGTGGCATGCGATTTTTCGCAAAAAGACTTGGCGAACATGACCCCCTCGATTTGAAAGAAGATCTTGAAATACTCAGAGAAGAAATGAATACCTTTCGGGAGGAGTTGAAAGAGCTGAGAAAAGAACGGAAGCAGATGGAAAAACCGTAG
- the udk gene encoding uridine kinase: MTSRILIGIGGGTGAGKTSVAKNIREEVGKGKVVIIQQDAYYRDLAHIPLDERARANFDHPDAVDFDLLRRQMTELLNGNPIEAPIYDFSTHSRREEAGRIKPHPAIVVEGITVLFDGPLRKMMDIRIYVETDDDIRFIRRLTRDIKDRGRTYIDVIRQYLDTVKPMHEQFVEPTKKYADIIIPEGGDNRVAIDLIQTKIRSLLLS, encoded by the coding sequence ATGACATCGCGCATCCTCATCGGAATTGGTGGAGGCACCGGTGCGGGAAAAACTTCGGTGGCAAAAAACATCCGTGAGGAAGTGGGAAAGGGCAAGGTTGTCATTATTCAACAGGACGCCTACTACCGCGACCTCGCCCATATTCCTCTTGACGAGCGTGCCCGTGCAAACTTCGATCATCCGGATGCTGTTGATTTTGATCTTCTAAGAAGGCAGATGACCGAGCTTCTGAATGGAAATCCCATAGAGGCACCGATCTATGATTTCTCAACTCACTCGCGACGCGAAGAAGCGGGGAGAATCAAACCCCATCCTGCCATTGTGGTTGAAGGAATAACGGTACTTTTCGATGGGCCCCTTCGCAAAATGATGGATATCAGAATCTACGTGGAAACGGATGATGACATCCGGTTCATACGGCGCCTCACACGGGACATCAAAGACCGGGGACGGACCTACATCGACGTCATCCGGCAGTATCTAGATACGGTCAAACCCATGCATGAACAGTTTGTGGAACCCACAAAGAAGTATGCCGATATTATCATCCCGGAGGGGGGAGATAACCGTGTGGCAATCGACTTGATTCAGACAAAAATCCGATCACTGCTTCTGAGTTAG
- a CDS encoding lamin tail domain-containing protein, translating into MRPLIISVLAAVPICAQVVLSEIMFDLEASDNPNEFVECFNLSSHDTVDLAQWKIADLWSSDGLVDAGKGTRLPPLSYVVIFEGDYDMEEGIYANLVPETALIVKVDDTSIGNQLSGEDSLFLTDENGDTVDRCGWENISAPGFSLERRRLDQPGGTSNWETSRDSLGTPGLKNSVTPHPIDAALREEAITHAPRYPDPNEAVELYVIVYNLGTESFGGSLRVTENGESLAFTTVDDLSEEDSVTIALTLPPLLSGIHTVEIAVQVPGDGNPANNAATYELIVRFTERLLVLNEIHYEPDTGVPEFMELFNLGDVELTLANWAISDSGKRSLRILPGGTVPPGGYAVISEDSSLLPYLPLDGILVVPENGFPSLNNDGDALYLLGPAGTVIDSLTYTSSWGGGHGRSLEKLNPVLDSWAESSWGTCVALEKMTPGSQNSIFIRSLPSSGSIKLEPNPFSPDGDGYQDVIHIAYSLPFSQAYLTVLIFDSEGRNVRTLARNLATGSEGAISWDGLSYLDRRARIGIYVVKISAVDAESKRSMEWVKTAVLAEPLSR; encoded by the coding sequence GTGAGACCTCTCATTATCTCTGTACTGGCGGCCGTTCCCATATGCGCTCAGGTCGTCCTTTCAGAAATCATGTTCGACCTGGAAGCATCCGATAATCCCAACGAGTTCGTGGAATGCTTCAATCTTTCTTCTCATGACACTGTCGATTTGGCTCAGTGGAAAATCGCGGATCTGTGGTCCTCGGACGGCCTGGTGGACGCAGGAAAAGGAACAAGATTGCCCCCTCTCTCATATGTTGTGATTTTCGAAGGCGACTACGACATGGAAGAAGGAATTTATGCGAACCTGGTTCCAGAAACGGCTCTTATTGTGAAAGTGGACGACACCAGTATAGGCAATCAGCTGAGTGGAGAGGATTCCCTGTTTCTCACTGATGAAAATGGGGACACCGTTGACCGCTGTGGCTGGGAAAATATTTCAGCCCCCGGATTCTCCCTGGAGCGTCGCCGTCTGGATCAGCCCGGTGGTACCTCCAATTGGGAAACGAGCCGCGACTCCCTGGGAACGCCGGGCCTCAAGAACAGCGTGACGCCACATCCCATCGATGCCGCTCTCCGTGAAGAAGCTATCACGCACGCCCCCAGATATCCTGATCCCAATGAAGCCGTCGAATTGTATGTGATTGTCTACAATCTGGGGACCGAATCCTTTGGCGGCTCCTTACGGGTGACCGAAAATGGGGAGAGCCTTGCGTTTACCACCGTTGACGATCTGTCTGAGGAAGATTCTGTTACCATTGCTTTGACACTGCCCCCACTTTTGTCCGGGATTCACACGGTGGAAATAGCGGTCCAGGTGCCGGGAGATGGCAATCCCGCCAACAACGCCGCCACATACGAGCTCATCGTCCGCTTCACCGAACGCCTCCTTGTTCTCAACGAAATCCACTACGAACCCGATACAGGAGTTCCCGAATTCATGGAACTGTTCAACCTGGGCGATGTGGAACTGACCCTCGCAAACTGGGCGATTTCTGATAGCGGAAAACGGTCACTGCGGATTTTGCCTGGGGGAACTGTTCCCCCTGGTGGCTACGCCGTGATCAGTGAAGATTCATCCCTCCTCCCCTATCTCCCTCTGGACGGAATTCTGGTGGTACCTGAGAATGGCTTTCCCAGTCTGAACAATGACGGGGATGCCCTATATCTGTTAGGACCAGCAGGTACGGTGATTGACTCACTCACCTATACCTCTTCCTGGGGTGGTGGTCACGGTCGCTCCCTCGAAAAACTGAATCCCGTTCTCGATTCCTGGGCGGAATCGAGCTGGGGAACCTGTGTGGCTCTGGAAAAAATGACTCCCGGTTCGCAGAACAGCATTTTCATCCGCAGTCTTCCCTCGAGCGGTTCCATCAAACTTGAACCAAACCCGTTCTCACCCGATGGCGATGGCTATCAGGACGTCATTCACATCGCTTACAGTCTCCCATTCAGCCAGGCCTATCTCACGGTTCTCATCTTCGACAGCGAGGGAAGAAATGTCCGGACATTGGCGAGAAACCTGGCCACAGGATCGGAGGGGGCGATCTCATGGGATGGATTATCTTACCTGGACAGAAGGGCCAGGATTGGGATCTACGTGGTCAAAATCAGCGCCGTGGATGCTGAAAGCAAGAGGAGCATGGAGTGGGTGAAGACAGCAGTCTTGGCGGAACCCCTCTCGAGATAA
- the cdd gene encoding cytidine deaminase, whose amino-acid sequence MMDPLLEAAIDARGKAHAPYSNYKVGAAVETEDGEVVPGCNVESSSFGLTVCAERVALGAAVARGHNSFKSMAIVSRDGATPCGACRQIIWDLCGNLPITLIDEDGKRETVMSGDLLPKPFDHRNLAAVDRPIEDPSGNS is encoded by the coding sequence ATGATGGACCCACTCTTAGAGGCCGCCATTGATGCCCGGGGTAAGGCTCACGCTCCTTATTCAAACTACAAAGTGGGAGCAGCGGTGGAGACTGAGGATGGAGAGGTCGTGCCTGGTTGCAACGTGGAATCGAGCAGTTTCGGTCTCACCGTATGTGCAGAACGCGTGGCTCTCGGAGCCGCAGTCGCCAGGGGTCATAATTCATTCAAATCCATGGCCATAGTTTCCAGGGACGGTGCGACCCCATGCGGTGCATGCCGCCAGATCATCTGGGACTTGTGTGGGAACCTCCCCATAACCCTGATCGATGAGGATGGAAAGCGGGAAACTGTCATGAGCGGAGATTTGCTCCCAAAACCGTTTGATCATCGAAACCTGGCAGCGGTTGACCGCCCGATTGAAGATCCTTCAGGTAATTCATGA